A genomic region of Pseudoxanthomonas suwonensis contains the following coding sequences:
- the hemB gene encoding porphobilinogen synthase — MSFPHVRLRRMRRDDFSRRLVREHVLSADDLIYPVFVHDLPGRATVPSMPGVERLSIDALLAVAEQAAELKVPALALFPVTPAEAKSLDAEAAWAEDGLAQRAVRALKARFPQLGVITDVALDPFTTHGQDGILDESGYVANDVTVHALVKQALSHARAGADVVAPSDMMDGRIGAIREALEAEGFVNTKIMAYSAKYASAFYGPFRDAVGSAGNLGKGGKHTYQMDPANGDEALREVELDIAEGADMVMVKPGLPYLDVVRRVKDAFGVPTFAYQVSGEYAMLKAAAANGWLDEKACALEALLAFKRAGADGVLSYFALDAARWLREG, encoded by the coding sequence ATGAGCTTCCCCCACGTCCGCCTGCGGCGCATGCGCCGCGACGACTTCTCCCGCCGGCTCGTGCGCGAGCACGTGCTGAGCGCCGACGATCTGATCTACCCGGTGTTCGTCCACGACCTGCCCGGCCGCGCCACGGTGCCGTCGATGCCGGGCGTGGAGCGGCTGTCGATCGATGCGCTGCTGGCGGTGGCCGAACAGGCGGCGGAACTGAAAGTGCCGGCACTGGCGCTGTTCCCGGTGACCCCGGCCGAGGCCAAGTCGCTGGACGCCGAGGCGGCCTGGGCCGAGGACGGCCTGGCCCAGCGCGCGGTGCGCGCGCTGAAGGCGCGCTTCCCGCAGCTGGGCGTGATCACCGACGTCGCCCTGGATCCGTTCACCACCCACGGCCAGGACGGGATCCTCGACGAGAGCGGCTACGTGGCCAACGACGTCACCGTGCACGCGCTGGTCAAGCAGGCGCTGTCGCACGCGCGCGCCGGCGCCGACGTGGTCGCGCCCAGCGACATGATGGACGGCCGCATCGGCGCGATCCGCGAGGCGCTGGAGGCCGAGGGCTTCGTCAACACCAAGATCATGGCCTACTCGGCCAAGTACGCCTCGGCCTTCTACGGCCCATTCCGCGACGCGGTCGGCAGCGCCGGCAACCTGGGCAAGGGCGGCAAGCACACCTACCAGATGGACCCGGCCAACGGCGACGAGGCGCTGCGCGAGGTCGAGCTGGACATCGCCGAGGGCGCGGACATGGTCATGGTCAAGCCCGGCCTGCCCTACCTGGACGTGGTGCGGCGGGTGAAGGACGCGTTCGGCGTGCCGACCTTCGCCTACCAGGTCAGCGGCGAGTACGCGATGCTCAAGGCCGCCGCGGCCAACGGCTGGCTCGACGAGAAAGCCTGCGCGCTGGAGGCGCTGCTGGCGTTCAAGCGCGCCGGCGCCGACGGCGTGCTGAGCTACTTCGCGCTGGACGCGGCGCGCTGGCTGCGCGAGGGCTGA